A genome region from Lytechinus pictus isolate F3 Inbred chromosome 16, Lp3.0, whole genome shotgun sequence includes the following:
- the LOC129278591 gene encoding P2R1A-PPP2R2A-interacting phosphatase regulator 1-like, producing the protein MAAAHSEANSGSDSPEENRMDVGRPATPSPISVREEGTLRRSNSAPMFNGPNMTDDSPVFQPIREKPRVRRMSAQTSNGAKPMSVPVRIPSRVTQIKQEESLDIRSKEAEHEREVRSAFRMSQSWDDLHLDESIKALRSEPRSELRSCISEPLSIVTPTLPFVASSPSPTRPGKQCFSPQISMRSPCMSPSPNPSPTRSTFTKRSMSPVLRPSSLASSLKRKYDSDGECTPSKRQLLGSPIHPSSLSMSSMSSDETSPPQRILATHTSTFLPNAFAPSTTYASPTTTTFDTVSNSSSSCFTFSTNSHV; encoded by the exons ATGGCTGCCGCTCATAGTGAAGCAAACAGTGGCTCGGATTCTCCCGAAGAGAATCGCATGGACGTGGGTCGTCCCGCCACGCCTAGCCCCATCAGCGTGAGGGAAGAGGGTACGCTACGTAGGTCCAACAGCGCACCCATGTTCAATGGACCAAATATGAC CGATGATTCCCCagtttttcaaccaatcagagaaAAGCCTCGGGTGCGGAGAATGAGCGCTCAAACAAGCAATGGAGCAAAGCCA ATGTCTGTTCCTGTGAGGATACCATCAAGGGTTACTCAGATCAAACAAGAAGAAAGCTTAGATATCAGAAGCAAGGAAGCAGAGCATGAGAG ggaggTCCGGTCAGCATTTAGGATGAGCCAGTCTTGGGATGATCTCCACTTG GATGAAAGTATCAAAGCATTACGATCAGAACCTCGGTCTGAGTTAAGATCCTGTATATCAGAACCACTGAGTATTGTCACACCAACGCTACCGTTTGTAGCCTCATCCCCTTCACCGACAAGACCAGGCAAG CAATGTTTTTCACCTCAGATATCAATGCGGAGTCCTTGTATGTCACCGAGCCCTAACCCTAGTCCTACCCGGTCGACGTTCACAAAACGTAGTATGAGCCCTGTACTCAGACCAAGCTCTCTTGCATCGTCACTGAAACGCAAAT ATGACAGTGATGGTGAATGCACACCTTCGAAGAGGCAGCTCCTAGGCTCTCCAATTCACCCTAGCTCACTCAG TATGTCAAGTATGAGTTCAGATGAGACGAGCCCACCACAGCGCATCTTGGCCACACATACTTCAACGTTTCTCCCAAATGCATTTGCTCCCTCGACAACCTATGCTTCACCCACAACAACGACCTTTGACACGGTCTCAAACTCGTCATCATCCTGCTTTACCTTCTCTACCAACTCTCAcgtatga